From one Nocardioides scoriae genomic stretch:
- a CDS encoding alpha/beta fold hydrolase: MTSSRTSRGGLALVDHRLTVPLDHDDPGGEQLEVFAREVTAPGGEDRPWLVFLQGGPGHEAPRPTGHPLAPAWIGRALRDFRVLLLDQRGTGLSTPWGAPRGATLDPEREAARLVHHRADAIVRDAEALREHLGVRRWAVLGQSFGGFCVLHYRSRFPDSLTETFFTGGLPPLATPVADVYAATYATVRRLDAAHHRRFPEDAARLRAVLDLAAAGELVRPDGSALTPRLVRTVGNQLGLDGDEALHHLLERDPLSPAFVPDLEAMLPFTGRNPLYAVIHEACYADGGRTSWAAHRALPDDLADGSAVLTGEHLFPWHFEDEPGLRPYAATAALLAEHPWPRLYDEASLAAVDLPGAAIVYADDAFVDRELSEQTLAHLPGVRRWLTDEWPHNGLRLDGVRILDRLLTLARGPR, translated from the coding sequence ATGACGAGCTCCCGGACCTCGCGCGGCGGACTGGCCCTGGTCGACCACCGGCTGACGGTGCCCCTCGACCACGACGACCCCGGCGGCGAGCAGCTCGAGGTGTTCGCGCGCGAGGTGACCGCCCCCGGCGGCGAGGACCGGCCGTGGCTGGTGTTCCTCCAGGGCGGCCCGGGCCACGAGGCCCCGCGTCCGACCGGGCACCCGCTGGCCCCGGCCTGGATCGGTCGGGCGCTGCGCGACTTCCGGGTGCTGCTCCTCGACCAGCGCGGCACCGGCCTGTCCACGCCGTGGGGCGCTCCCCGCGGCGCCACCCTCGACCCCGAGCGCGAGGCGGCCCGGCTGGTGCACCACCGCGCCGACGCGATCGTGCGCGACGCGGAGGCGCTGCGCGAGCACCTGGGGGTGCGTCGCTGGGCGGTGCTGGGCCAGTCGTTCGGCGGCTTCTGCGTGCTGCACTACCGCTCGCGCTTCCCCGACAGCCTCACCGAGACCTTCTTCACCGGCGGGCTGCCGCCCCTGGCGACCCCGGTCGCCGACGTGTACGCCGCGACGTACGCCACGGTGCGGCGCCTCGACGCCGCGCACCACCGCCGCTTCCCCGAGGACGCCGCGCGGCTGCGGGCCGTGCTCGACCTGGCCGCGGCCGGCGAGCTGGTCCGCCCCGACGGCAGCGCGCTGACGCCGCGGCTGGTCCGCACCGTCGGCAACCAGCTCGGGCTCGACGGCGACGAGGCGCTGCACCACCTGCTCGAGCGCGACCCGCTCTCCCCCGCGTTCGTGCCCGACCTCGAGGCGATGCTGCCCTTCACCGGCCGCAACCCGCTCTACGCGGTGATCCACGAGGCCTGCTACGCCGACGGCGGGCGCACCTCGTGGGCCGCCCACCGCGCACTGCCCGACGACCTCGCCGACGGCAGCGCCGTGCTGACCGGCGAGCACCTGTTCCCCTGGCACTTCGAGGACGAGCCCGGGCTGCGGCCGTACGCCGCCACCGCGGCGCTGCTGGCCGAGCACCCCTGGCCCCGGCTGTACGACGAGGCCTCGCTCGCGGCGGTCGACCTGCCGGGCGCCGCGATCGTCTACGCCGACGACGCCTTCGTCGACCGCGAGCTCTCCGAGCAGACGCTGGCGCACCTGCCCGGCGTGCGCCGCTGGCTGACCGACGAGTGGCCGCACAACGGGCTGCGCCTGGACGGCGTGCGGATCCTCGACCGGCTGCTCACGCTCGCGCGCGGGCCCCGGTAG
- a CDS encoding ribonuclease E/G — protein sequence MLDDDTTSGTPADDAPTGASPQEPTAAPTDAPAGAADAPAEAPARKTARKSTRKTAPKKATAADTPAAGAEAGEPAEAAPAPRKRASRKKAAAAPPAAEAGPADAPAADAPNPDASPDAGSDAGTGAGTEAPVSAAPAVLFQAPVKKAAPRKRATRKAAPAPVSDPVAEPATEAVAEPVSEPALPATEPSGETGDQGATEAAPAKKAARRTRKSPARKAAEAAQAAEAAAVDAATDEEQAQLVLPAEVEGADATATTAAVEDGTEEETAGDATAAADASDASDDDSTATDDATATDDATDADDSTDDSDDSDDESGDGAPRRRRRRGGRRRRGRGSDRDSDGDDRDAADTGDDAPADGTDRSGSTGRDTDRSADRGADQDDTTDATDEGDDADESGSGSGGRSGQRSGGRSRNRGRGRGNGSRDDAEDSDEGGDATSSEHDDDQRDDSGDDGSEGGGGSRRRRRRRRSGDGGGSGSDGGDEPRRPRNVEDEITSIGGSTRLEAKKQRRREGREAGRRRAPIVSEAEFLARRESVDRVMVVRQRADLTQIAVLEDKVLVEHYVARESQTSLIGNVYLGRVQNVLPSMEAAFIDIGKGRNAVLYAGEVNWAALGHKDGQQRKIESVLTSGQSILVQVSKDPIGHKGARLTGQISLPGRFLVYVPEGTTSGISRKLPDTERNRLKSLLKEIVPSGAGVIVRTAAEGASEEELTLDVERLTARWNDIEEKVRSGKSPQLLYGEPDLTLKVVRDLFTEDFAKLVIQGDDAWDLVDGYVSHVAPELRDRLQHYGPAEVGQSGGQDVFAAYRVDEQIAKGLDRKVWLPSGGSLVIDRTEAMTVVDVNTGKFTGSGGNLEETVTKNNLEAAEEIVRQLRLRDIGGIIVVDFIDMVLESNRDLVLRRMVECLGRDRTRHQVAEVTSLGLVQMTRKRIGTGLLESFSHDCEHCRGRGVVVEDQPVAPRGGGSGGDDDEPRGRRGRNGRRGGQNGGQNGGQNGGQNGGQNGGGRDGSQDGRGDQQDAAAGSATPSPKDLAHSRPPEKDDESGAPAARADHDADTTSEQPAGPSTDADERTVVGHPTGTAPEPMDVPVEHADETSVTPVATAEPEAPETPETPAAAEVTDRPDTGSDEQEPEPAPFVPEAPAAPPAAPRVVTSTRRRRAGRPAGPPTPVDEAETPAGAGTAAGPGAEPVDVPVEPGAAGEDLASTLAEAEAPEDSDVTGGGTAYDGEDGDGEPGEGGSLLHVPVKRKGARKR from the coding sequence GTGCTCGACGACGACACCACCTCCGGCACCCCCGCGGACGACGCGCCCACCGGGGCGTCCCCCCAGGAGCCGACCGCGGCGCCCACCGACGCGCCGGCCGGCGCGGCCGACGCCCCCGCCGAGGCCCCGGCCCGCAAGACCGCTCGCAAGAGCACCCGCAAGACCGCGCCCAAGAAGGCCACGGCCGCCGACACCCCGGCGGCCGGCGCCGAGGCCGGCGAGCCGGCAGAGGCCGCCCCGGCGCCGCGCAAGCGGGCCTCGCGCAAGAAGGCCGCGGCCGCCCCGCCCGCCGCCGAGGCGGGCCCGGCCGACGCGCCGGCCGCCGACGCTCCCAACCCCGACGCCAGCCCCGACGCCGGGTCCGACGCTGGGACCGGGGCGGGCACCGAGGCGCCCGTCTCGGCCGCCCCCGCCGTGCTGTTCCAGGCGCCGGTGAAGAAGGCGGCGCCGCGCAAGCGCGCGACCCGCAAGGCCGCTCCCGCCCCGGTGTCCGACCCGGTGGCCGAGCCCGCGACCGAGGCCGTGGCGGAGCCGGTGTCCGAGCCCGCTCTGCCGGCCACGGAGCCGTCCGGCGAGACCGGCGACCAGGGCGCGACCGAGGCGGCCCCGGCCAAGAAGGCCGCCCGTCGCACCCGCAAGTCCCCGGCCAGGAAGGCCGCCGAGGCGGCTCAGGCTGCCGAGGCCGCTGCCGTCGACGCGGCGACCGACGAGGAGCAGGCCCAGCTGGTGCTGCCCGCCGAGGTCGAGGGGGCCGACGCGACCGCGACCACCGCCGCCGTCGAGGACGGCACCGAGGAGGAGACCGCGGGTGACGCGACGGCCGCGGCCGATGCGTCGGACGCCTCGGACGACGACTCCACCGCCACCGACGACGCCACCGCCACCGACGACGCCACCGACGCCGACGACTCCACCGACGACTCGGACGACTCCGACGACGAGTCCGGGGACGGTGCTCCCCGGCGCCGCCGCCGTCGTGGCGGTCGCCGACGCCGCGGACGTGGCTCGGACCGCGACTCCGACGGTGACGACCGGGACGCCGCCGACACCGGCGACGACGCCCCGGCGGACGGCACCGACCGCTCGGGCTCCACGGGCCGGGACACGGATCGGTCCGCCGACCGGGGAGCGGACCAGGACGACACCACGGACGCGACCGACGAGGGCGACGACGCCGACGAGAGCGGGTCCGGCTCGGGTGGCCGGTCCGGCCAGCGATCCGGCGGTCGCTCCCGCAACCGCGGACGTGGCCGGGGCAACGGGTCCCGTGACGACGCCGAGGACTCCGACGAGGGCGGCGACGCCACCTCCTCGGAGCACGACGACGACCAGCGCGACGACTCCGGCGACGACGGCTCCGAGGGCGGGGGCGGCTCGCGCCGCCGGCGCCGCCGGCGGCGCTCGGGCGACGGCGGGGGATCGGGCAGCGACGGCGGCGACGAGCCCCGTCGCCCGCGCAACGTCGAGGACGAGATCACCAGCATCGGTGGATCGACCCGGCTCGAGGCGAAGAAGCAGCGCCGTCGCGAGGGCCGCGAGGCCGGTCGCCGCCGCGCGCCCATCGTCAGCGAGGCCGAGTTCCTCGCCCGCCGCGAGTCCGTCGACCGGGTCATGGTGGTGCGCCAGCGCGCCGACCTGACCCAGATCGCCGTCCTCGAGGACAAGGTGCTCGTCGAGCACTACGTGGCGCGGGAGTCGCAGACCTCCCTCATCGGCAACGTCTACCTCGGCCGGGTGCAGAACGTGCTCCCGTCGATGGAGGCCGCCTTCATCGACATCGGCAAGGGCCGCAACGCGGTGCTGTACGCCGGCGAGGTCAACTGGGCCGCCCTGGGCCACAAGGACGGCCAGCAGCGCAAGATCGAGTCCGTGCTGACCTCGGGCCAGTCGATCCTGGTGCAGGTCAGCAAGGACCCCATCGGCCACAAGGGTGCCCGGCTCACCGGGCAGATCAGCCTGCCGGGCCGCTTCCTGGTCTACGTGCCGGAGGGCACCACCTCGGGCATCTCGCGCAAGCTGCCCGACACCGAGCGCAACCGTCTCAAGAGCCTGCTCAAGGAGATCGTCCCCAGCGGCGCCGGCGTCATCGTGCGGACCGCCGCGGAGGGCGCTTCCGAGGAGGAGCTGACCCTCGACGTCGAGCGTCTCACCGCCCGGTGGAACGACATCGAGGAGAAGGTCCGCTCCGGCAAGTCGCCGCAGCTGCTCTACGGCGAGCCCGACCTGACCCTCAAGGTCGTCCGCGACCTGTTCACCGAGGACTTCGCCAAGCTGGTCATCCAGGGCGACGACGCCTGGGACCTCGTCGACGGCTACGTCTCCCACGTCGCGCCCGAGCTGCGCGACCGGCTGCAGCACTACGGCCCCGCCGAGGTCGGCCAGAGCGGCGGCCAGGACGTCTTCGCGGCGTACCGCGTCGACGAGCAGATCGCCAAGGGCCTCGACCGCAAGGTCTGGCTGCCCTCGGGCGGCTCGCTGGTGATCGACCGCACCGAGGCCATGACCGTGGTCGACGTCAACACCGGCAAGTTCACCGGCTCCGGGGGCAACCTCGAGGAGACGGTCACCAAGAACAACCTCGAGGCTGCCGAGGAGATCGTGCGCCAGCTGCGGCTGCGCGACATCGGCGGCATCATCGTCGTCGACTTCATCGACATGGTCCTGGAGTCCAACCGCGACCTGGTGCTGCGCCGGATGGTGGAGTGCCTGGGCCGCGACCGGACCCGCCACCAGGTCGCCGAGGTGACCTCGCTCGGCCTGGTGCAGATGACCCGCAAGCGCATCGGCACCGGTCTGCTCGAGTCCTTCAGCCACGACTGCGAGCACTGCCGCGGCCGCGGCGTCGTCGTCGAGGACCAGCCCGTCGCGCCGCGCGGTGGCGGCTCGGGCGGGGACGACGACGAGCCCCGTGGTCGACGCGGCCGCAACGGTCGCCGGGGTGGCCAGAACGGCGGCCAGAACGGCGGCCAGAACGGCGGCCAGAACGGCGGCCAGAACGGCGGCGGCCGGGACGGCAGCCAGGACGGGCGGGGCGACCAGCAGGACGCGGCGGCCGGCTCCGCGACCCCCTCTCCGAAGGACCTCGCCCACAGCCGCCCGCCCGAGAAGGACGACGAGTCCGGGGCCCCGGCCGCGAGGGCCGACCACGACGCCGACACCACGTCCGAGCAGCCCGCCGGCCCCTCGACGGACGCCGACGAGCGCACCGTCGTCGGCCACCCGACGGGCACCGCGCCCGAGCCGATGGACGTGCCGGTCGAGCACGCCGACGAGACGTCGGTCACGCCCGTGGCGACCGCCGAGCCCGAGGCACCCGAGACGCCCGAGACGCCCGCGGCTGCCGAGGTCACCGACCGGCCCGACACGGGGTCCGACGAGCAGGAGCCCGAACCGGCCCCGTTCGTGCCCGAGGCCCCGGCCGCCCCGCCGGCGGCCCCCCGGGTCGTCACCAGCACCCGGCGCCGGCGTGCCGGACGCCCGGCCGGACCGCCCACCCCGGTGGACGAGGCCGAGACGCCCGCGGGCGCCGGCACCGCGGCCGGACCCGGTGCCGAGCCCGTCGACGTCCCGGTCGAGCCGGGGGCGGCGGGGGAGGACCTCGCCAGCACCCTGGCCGAGGCGGAGGCGCCCGAGGACTCCGACGTCACCGGCGGCGGCACGGCGTACGACGGCGAGGACGGTGACGGCGAGCCCGGTGAGGGCGGATCGCTGCTGCACGTGCCCGTCAAGCGCAAGGGCGCCCGCAAGCGCTGA
- a CDS encoding TIGR03936 family radical SAM-associated protein, translating into MREQPEQQAPPVQRLRIRYAKRGRLRFTSHRDFSRAFERAVFRARVPMAYSSGFNPHPRISYAGAAPTGSASEAEYLEIALAEVVDPADVHASLAASLPDGLDILEVVASAGGSMPDRLTASVWRLSLDRTAVEAAQDAVRTLLDTPEVLVERMTKKGLRRFDARAAIHSAAVRGEDPGRPGCAILDVVLRHGSPSVRPDDVLAALHATSGLDVTAALQQRLAQGPLDEADGTVGDPLAPDRDAADR; encoded by the coding sequence GTGCGAGAGCAGCCCGAGCAGCAGGCCCCGCCGGTGCAGCGTCTCCGGATCCGCTACGCCAAGCGTGGTCGGCTGCGCTTCACCAGCCACCGCGACTTCAGCCGCGCCTTCGAGCGCGCGGTCTTCCGCGCCCGGGTGCCGATGGCCTACTCGTCGGGCTTCAACCCCCACCCGCGCATCTCCTACGCCGGCGCGGCGCCGACCGGGTCGGCGAGCGAGGCGGAGTACCTCGAGATCGCCCTGGCCGAGGTCGTCGACCCGGCCGACGTCCACGCCTCGCTCGCGGCGTCGCTGCCCGACGGGCTCGACATCCTCGAGGTCGTCGCCAGCGCGGGCGGCTCGATGCCGGACCGGCTGACGGCCTCGGTGTGGCGGCTCTCGCTCGACCGCACGGCCGTCGAGGCGGCGCAGGACGCGGTCCGGACGCTGCTCGACACGCCCGAGGTGCTGGTCGAGCGGATGACCAAGAAGGGGCTGCGGCGCTTCGACGCCCGAGCGGCGATCCACAGCGCGGCGGTCCGCGGAGAGGACCCCGGACGGCCCGGGTGTGCGATACTCGACGTGGTCCTGCGGCACGGCTCGCCGTCCGTGAGACCCGACGACGTTCTCGCCGCTCTGCACGCAACCTCCGGCCTCGACGTCACCGCCGCCCTCCAGCAGCGGTTGGCGCAGGGGCCCCTGGATGAAGCAGACGGCACGGTGGGTGATCCGTTGGCACCCGACCGCGACGCGGCCGATCGGTGA
- the rpmA gene encoding 50S ribosomal protein L27 has protein sequence MAHKKGAASTKNGRDSNAQRLGVKRFGGQLVNAGEIIVRQRGTHFHPGAGVGRGGDDTLFALVGGNVEFGTKRGRRVVNILPAGE, from the coding sequence ATGGCACACAAGAAGGGTGCGGCTTCCACCAAGAACGGCCGCGACTCCAACGCGCAGCGTCTCGGCGTCAAGCGCTTCGGTGGTCAGCTGGTCAACGCCGGCGAGATCATCGTGCGCCAGCGTGGGACCCACTTCCACCCCGGGGCCGGCGTCGGCCGCGGCGGTGACGACACCCTGTTCGCCCTCGTCGGCGGCAACGTGGAGTTCGGCACCAAGCGCGGTCGCCGCGTCGTCAACATCCTCCCTGCCGGGGAGTGA
- a CDS encoding winged helix DNA-binding domain-containing protein, with protein MHRITDEQRRRRLLRRHRLVEPAASVEEAVASVVCLHATEPPSVPLSVAVRSDATLADVEAALQDRRSVVKQLAMRRTLFGFPRELLPAAWGSASARVAGTEAARLAKEVGLTGVAGTAGDGPAWVEQVAAEVLESLHRDGPGTTSELRARLPVLDLRLEQSPGKSYGGSTPVAARVLTLLGARGQVVRGENTVGWRQARPRWTPTRDWLGEVPQALPADEGYRVLVGAWLARFGPGTETDLVWWLGSTKTAVRRALADLGAVQVELVGELGSRGTGWVLPGDEQAPEDDEEAGTGVATLLPVLDPTLMGWKERGFYLDPADVPYLFDSNGNGGTTAWWQGRVVGCWVQDDAGVVRPVVRHDVGAEATAALADRAAVLSDWLAGDRVSTVYASPQMRGERLP; from the coding sequence GTGCACCGGATCACCGACGAGCAGCGCCGGCGCCGGCTGCTGCGGCGGCACCGCCTGGTCGAGCCCGCGGCGTCGGTCGAGGAGGCCGTGGCCTCGGTGGTCTGCCTGCACGCGACCGAGCCCCCGAGCGTGCCGCTGTCGGTCGCGGTGCGCAGCGACGCGACCCTGGCCGACGTGGAGGCGGCGCTCCAGGACCGGCGCAGCGTGGTCAAGCAGCTCGCGATGCGGCGCACGCTCTTCGGCTTCCCGCGCGAGCTGCTGCCCGCGGCGTGGGGCAGCGCCTCGGCCCGCGTCGCCGGCACCGAGGCCGCGCGGCTGGCCAAGGAGGTCGGTCTCACCGGCGTGGCGGGCACCGCCGGGGACGGCCCCGCCTGGGTCGAGCAGGTGGCGGCCGAGGTGCTGGAGAGCCTGCACCGCGACGGTCCGGGCACGACCTCCGAGCTGCGCGCGCGGCTGCCCGTGCTCGACCTGCGGCTGGAGCAGAGCCCGGGCAAGAGCTACGGCGGCAGCACGCCGGTCGCGGCCCGGGTCCTCACGCTGCTCGGCGCCCGCGGGCAGGTCGTGCGCGGGGAGAACACCGTGGGCTGGCGCCAGGCCCGCCCGCGCTGGACCCCCACCCGCGACTGGCTGGGGGAGGTGCCCCAGGCGCTGCCCGCCGACGAGGGCTACCGCGTCCTGGTCGGGGCCTGGCTCGCCCGGTTCGGTCCCGGCACCGAGACCGACCTGGTCTGGTGGCTCGGCTCGACGAAGACGGCCGTGCGCCGCGCCCTGGCCGACCTGGGTGCGGTGCAGGTCGAGCTGGTGGGCGAGCTGGGCAGCCGCGGCACCGGCTGGGTGCTGCCGGGCGACGAGCAGGCGCCCGAGGACGACGAGGAGGCCGGCACCGGGGTGGCCACGCTGCTGCCGGTGCTGGACCCGACGCTCATGGGCTGGAAGGAGCGCGGCTTCTACCTCGATCCCGCAGACGTGCCCTACCTGTTCGACAGCAACGGCAACGGCGGCACGACCGCGTGGTGGCAGGGACGGGTCGTCGGGTGCTGGGTCCAGGACGACGCGGGCGTGGTGCGTCCCGTGGTGCGCCACGACGTGGGCGCCGAGGCGACGGCGGCGCTCGCCGACCGGGCGGCGGTGCTGAGCGACTGGCTCGCGGGCGACCGGGTCTCGACCGTCTACGCCTCGCCGCAGATGCGCGGCGAGCGGCTGCCCTGA
- the obgE gene encoding GTPase ObgE has product MAVPTFVDRVRLQLVAGRGGNGVASVHREKFKPLGGPDGGNGGPGGSIVLRVDPDVTTLIDYHHQSRRVAPHGGHGAGDFRNGGHGEDMVLVVPDGTVVTDEHGEVLGDLVGPGTEMIIAAGGKGGLGNAALASSKRKAPGFALLGEPGEELVVHLELKVVADIGLVGFPSAGKSSLIAALSRARPKIADYPFTTLVPNLGVVKAGDTTFTVADVPGLIEGASEGRGLGHDFLRHVERCAALVHVVDLATMEPGRDPVSDLDVIERELEQYGGLADRPRLVALNKADVPDGRDMADIVREDVARRGWPVFTVSAASHEGLRELSFAMAGIVAARRAEAPVEESTRIVLRPRSTSGGEDFTVKRTGEGWRVRGEKPERWVRQTDFSNDEAVGFLADRLERLGVEAKLVTLGAEEGDTVLIGHPDNAVVFDFRPGIDAGAQMLGRRGEDQRFTESRTAAHRRRAIDAAMATRAEGEERADVARRYDEEHGLTHIDFGDEDDAADGADRPIDDGWDEDDDA; this is encoded by the coding sequence GTGGCCGTCCCCACCTTCGTCGACCGGGTCCGGTTGCAGCTCGTCGCCGGACGAGGGGGCAACGGCGTCGCGTCGGTGCACCGCGAGAAGTTCAAGCCGCTCGGCGGCCCCGACGGCGGCAACGGCGGCCCCGGCGGGTCGATCGTGCTGCGCGTCGACCCCGACGTCACCACCCTGATCGACTACCACCACCAGTCCCGCCGCGTCGCGCCCCACGGCGGCCACGGCGCCGGTGACTTCCGCAACGGCGGACACGGCGAGGACATGGTGCTGGTGGTGCCCGACGGCACGGTCGTCACCGACGAGCACGGCGAGGTCCTCGGCGACCTGGTGGGCCCCGGCACCGAGATGATCATCGCCGCGGGCGGCAAGGGTGGCCTCGGCAACGCGGCCCTCGCCTCGTCCAAGCGCAAGGCCCCCGGCTTCGCGCTGCTGGGCGAGCCCGGCGAGGAGCTCGTGGTCCACCTCGAGCTCAAGGTCGTCGCCGACATCGGGCTGGTCGGCTTCCCCAGCGCCGGCAAGTCCAGCCTCATCGCCGCGCTCTCGCGGGCCCGGCCCAAGATCGCCGACTACCCGTTCACCACGCTGGTGCCCAACCTCGGGGTGGTCAAGGCGGGCGACACCACCTTCACCGTGGCCGACGTCCCCGGCCTCATCGAGGGGGCCAGCGAGGGTCGCGGCCTGGGTCACGACTTCCTGCGCCACGTCGAGCGCTGCGCCGCCCTGGTCCACGTCGTCGACCTGGCCACGATGGAGCCCGGACGCGACCCCGTCAGCGACCTCGACGTCATCGAGCGCGAGCTGGAGCAGTACGGCGGCCTCGCCGACCGGCCCCGCCTGGTGGCCCTCAACAAGGCCGACGTGCCCGACGGGCGCGACATGGCCGACATCGTGCGCGAGGACGTCGCCCGCCGCGGATGGCCCGTCTTCACCGTCAGCGCCGCCAGCCACGAGGGCCTGCGCGAGCTGTCCTTCGCGATGGCCGGCATCGTGGCCGCCCGCCGCGCCGAGGCGCCCGTCGAGGAGTCCACCCGGATCGTGCTGCGCCCCCGCTCCACCAGCGGTGGCGAGGACTTCACCGTCAAGCGCACCGGCGAGGGCTGGCGCGTGCGCGGCGAGAAGCCCGAGCGCTGGGTGCGCCAGACCGACTTCAGCAACGACGAGGCCGTCGGCTTCCTCGCCGACCGCCTCGAGCGGCTCGGTGTCGAGGCCAAGCTGGTCACGCTCGGCGCGGAGGAGGGCGACACCGTGCTCATCGGGCACCCGGACAACGCCGTGGTCTTCGACTTCCGCCCCGGCATCGACGCCGGTGCCCAGATGCTCGGCCGTCGCGGCGAGGACCAGCGCTTCACCGAGTCGCGCACCGCGGCCCACCGCCGTCGGGCCATCGACGCGGCCATGGCGACGCGGGCCGAGGGCGAGGAGCGCGCCGACGTCGCGCGTCGCTACGACGAGGAGCACGGCCTGACCCACATCGACTTCGGCGACGAGGACGACGCGGCCGACGGGGCCGACCGGCCGATCGACGACGGCTGGGACGAGGACGACGACGCATGA
- the rplU gene encoding 50S ribosomal protein L21, with amino-acid sequence MYAVVRAGSKQQKVAVGDVIEIDKTDSGVGESLTLPVVMVVDGETVTSSGLDKAGVTVEVLGATKGPKIVIQKYKNKTGYKKRQGHRQKYTQVKVTDITV; translated from the coding sequence GTGTACGCAGTCGTGCGCGCTGGCAGCAAGCAGCAGAAGGTTGCCGTGGGCGACGTCATCGAGATCGACAAGACGGACAGCGGGGTCGGCGAGTCGCTGACCCTCCCGGTCGTCATGGTCGTGGACGGCGAGACCGTCACCTCGTCCGGCCTGGACAAGGCCGGGGTGACCGTCGAGGTCCTCGGCGCCACCAAGGGCCCGAAGATCGTCATCCAGAAGTACAAGAACAAGACCGGCTACAAGAAGCGCCAGGGTCACCGCCAGAAGTACACCCAGGTCAAGGTCACCGACATCACCGTCTGA
- a CDS encoding MFS transporter has protein sequence MTAPHPAPHPRAAARPGPRRVLVVVAIVALAFNLRPAAVSVGPVLGDLRADLGLSGAEAGLLTTLPVLAFAVFGALAPRLARAVGPHRLTLVALLCVAVGLGARSRVDHESSFLLLSLLALAGMATGNVVLPSLVKLHFPDRIGLLTSIYTTALAVGLTSALTLTVPVGEATGGGWRDGLLTWALVAAVAAVPWIGLVGRDRRDPDVERPAGIGVLAVGRTPLGRRMSLFFGLQSLQAYAVYGWFGVVYRDAGFSATTAGVLLGVIGGLSIPLSLLIPWLVARTDDQRPLMVVLMTCYPLGYAGLVLAPVAGAWLWAVLVGIGLCAFPLILTLIGLRARTPEGTAALSGWAQSVGYLLAAVGPFGMGVLHDATGSWTVPLLVLLVLAVPQLLVGLSVARPAYVEDQLEQHAR, from the coding sequence GTGACCGCGCCTCACCCCGCTCCTCACCCGCGAGCCGCCGCGCGCCCGGGCCCCCGGCGCGTGCTGGTGGTCGTGGCGATCGTCGCCCTCGCCTTCAACCTGCGGCCCGCCGCGGTCAGCGTCGGCCCGGTGCTGGGCGACCTCCGCGCCGACCTGGGGCTGTCGGGGGCCGAGGCGGGGCTGCTCACCACGCTGCCCGTGCTCGCCTTCGCGGTCTTCGGGGCGCTGGCGCCCCGGCTGGCCCGCGCCGTCGGGCCGCACCGGCTGACGCTGGTGGCGCTGCTGTGCGTCGCGGTCGGCCTGGGGGCGCGCAGCCGCGTGGACCACGAGTCGTCGTTCCTGCTGCTCTCGCTGCTCGCCCTGGCCGGCATGGCGACCGGCAACGTCGTGCTGCCGTCCCTGGTCAAGCTGCACTTCCCCGACCGCATCGGGCTGCTCACCTCGATCTACACCACGGCGCTCGCGGTCGGCCTCACCTCGGCGCTGACCCTGACGGTGCCGGTGGGCGAGGCCACGGGCGGGGGCTGGCGCGACGGCCTGCTCACCTGGGCCCTGGTCGCAGCGGTCGCCGCGGTGCCCTGGATCGGGCTGGTCGGCCGCGACCGCCGCGACCCCGACGTCGAGCGGCCCGCGGGCATCGGGGTGCTCGCCGTCGGCCGCACCCCGCTGGGCCGGCGGATGTCGCTGTTCTTCGGCCTCCAGTCGCTCCAGGCGTACGCCGTGTACGGCTGGTTCGGCGTCGTCTACCGCGACGCCGGGTTCTCCGCGACCACCGCGGGCGTCCTGCTCGGCGTCATCGGGGGCCTGAGCATCCCGCTGTCCCTGCTCATCCCGTGGCTGGTGGCCCGCACCGACGACCAGCGCCCGCTCATGGTCGTGCTGATGACCTGCTACCCCCTCGGGTACGCCGGCCTGGTCCTCGCGCCCGTCGCCGGCGCCTGGCTGTGGGCCGTGCTGGTCGGGATCGGGCTGTGCGCCTTCCCGCTCATCCTCACCCTCATCGGGCTGCGCGCCCGCACCCCCGAGGGTACCGCCGCGCTGTCCGGCTGGGCCCAGTCGGTGGGCTACCTGCTCGCCGCCGTCGGGCCGTTCGGCATGGGCGTGCTCCACGACGCCACGGGCAGCTGGACCGTCCCGCTGCTCGTGCTGCTGGTGCTCGCGGTCCCGCAGCTGCTGGTCGGGCTCTCGGTCGCGCGGCCGGCGTACGTCGAGGACCAGCTGGAGCAGCACGCCCGCTGA